From the Nonlabens marinus S1-08 genome, one window contains:
- a CDS encoding DUF2891 domain-containing protein — MKNYYIGITFLILSCNDATQQTVTDTTAALSTEITSIPTPQLTLEQANNLALLPLYCVDQEYPNKMGHVTASPKDQKRPTAQHPVFYGCFDWHSAVHGHWSAVTLLKQFPNLDKASELLGKLTSNITAANVAVEIEYLESDHNTTFERTYGWAWLLKLQQELDTWDTTYGRRMAADLKPLSDLIVERYIEYLPKLQYAIRVGEHSNTAFAMTLAWDYAVHKNEVALKSAIGAKAMEFYRNDEDCPISWEPSGYDFLSPCLEEVDIMRRVMPAEDFHMWLARFLPEMEQGILDIEIGKVSDRTDGKLVHIDGLNLSRAWVLYGLAAQYKRYEPLVEIADAHLSHTLPNLVADDYEGGHWLGSFAIYALQQAGDFEKNI, encoded by the coding sequence GTGAAGAACTATTACATTGGGATCACATTCTTGATTTTGAGTTGCAATGATGCGACTCAACAAACCGTGACGGACACCACTGCTGCCTTAAGTACGGAAATTACATCTATTCCAACGCCCCAATTAACTTTAGAACAAGCCAATAATCTGGCCTTATTGCCTTTATATTGTGTGGACCAGGAATATCCTAATAAAATGGGACACGTGACAGCGTCACCAAAAGATCAAAAACGGCCTACAGCTCAACACCCAGTTTTCTACGGTTGTTTTGACTGGCACAGTGCCGTTCATGGTCACTGGAGCGCGGTCACCTTGCTTAAACAATTTCCTAATCTAGATAAGGCTTCAGAATTGCTAGGAAAGTTGACATCAAATATTACTGCTGCTAATGTAGCGGTAGAGATTGAATACCTGGAATCTGATCACAATACTACTTTTGAACGTACCTATGGGTGGGCATGGCTTCTCAAGCTCCAGCAGGAATTAGATACTTGGGATACCACTTATGGCAGACGCATGGCGGCTGACTTGAAGCCTTTGAGCGATTTGATCGTCGAGCGGTATATAGAATATTTACCTAAACTTCAATATGCGATACGAGTGGGAGAACATTCTAACACAGCATTTGCGATGACCTTGGCCTGGGATTATGCTGTACATAAAAATGAGGTAGCCTTAAAAAGTGCAATTGGAGCTAAAGCCATGGAGTTTTATCGCAATGACGAGGACTGTCCTATCTCCTGGGAGCCTAGTGGCTATGATTTTCTTTCTCCTTGTTTAGAAGAAGTGGACATCATGCGACGCGTCATGCCAGCAGAAGATTTTCACATGTGGCTTGCTAGATTCTTGCCTGAAATGGAGCAAGGAATATTAGATATTGAAATAGGTAAAGTAAGCGATAGAACTGATGGTAAATTAGTTCATATCGACGGATTGAACTTAAGCCGGGCTTGGGTTTTATATGGTCTCGCAGCCCAGTATAAAAGATATGAGCCCCTTGTTGAAATAGCAGATGCTCATTTATCACACACACTTCCCAACCTCGTTGCAGACGACTATGAGGGCGGTCACTGGCTAGGAAGTTTTGCTATTTATGCCTTACAGCAGGCAGGAGATTTTGAGAAGAATATTTAA